A single region of the Hyphomicrobiales bacterium genome encodes:
- the queF gene encoding NADPH-dependent 7-cyano-7-deazaguanine reductase: protein MTSDLKPGNLQLGKPSALPASPDEAELDRVPNPQAGTRYVARFTCPEFTSLCPVTGQPDFGILVIDYVPDQWLVESKSLKLYLHAFRNHGAFHEDCTVSIGLRLAALLEPVWLRIGGYWYPRGGIPIDVFWQTGAPPDGLFLPDQGVPPYRARG from the coding sequence ATGACAAGCGACCTCAAGCCTGGAAACTTGCAGCTGGGCAAGCCCAGCGCCCTGCCCGCCTCACCCGATGAGGCCGAGCTCGACCGCGTGCCGAATCCGCAGGCCGGCACGCGCTATGTCGCGCGTTTCACCTGCCCGGAGTTCACCTCCCTGTGCCCGGTCACCGGCCAGCCCGACTTCGGCATTCTCGTCATCGATTATGTGCCGGATCAATGGCTCGTCGAGTCAAAATCCCTGAAGCTCTATCTCCACGCCTTCCGCAATCACGGCGCCTTCCATGAAGACTGCACCGTGTCGATCGGGCTGCGCCTCGCGGCACTGCTCGAGCCCGTGTGGCTTCGCATCGGCGGTTATTGGTATCCGCGCGGGGGCATTCCCATCGACGTGTTCTGGCAGACCGGCGCGCCACCCGACGGGCTGTTCCTGCCAGACCAAGGCGTGCCGCCCTATCGCGCGCGCGGGTAG